The following proteins are encoded in a genomic region of Dioscorea cayenensis subsp. rotundata cultivar TDr96_F1 chromosome 8, TDr96_F1_v2_PseudoChromosome.rev07_lg8_w22 25.fasta, whole genome shotgun sequence:
- the LOC120267381 gene encoding zinc finger BED domain-containing protein RICESLEEPER 2-like, with protein sequence MNGNCKNCMLCFRSIVPPHTGVAVCDELARCIADWDLGKKLMSVSVDNASYNDVAVNLLKANLNLNNQNALVLNGKLFHVRCCAHILNLLVQDGLGEISDIVCNVRASVKHISKSVSRLTMFSDITRQLNLSNKKLVLDVCTRWNATYYMLQATLDLKDVFPRYQLRDSNYHYLPSEEDWSKVQTVCTFLEEFHYVTNVISGCEYPTSNLFLLELTTVKKALYRHVEVDDVPNKMSFVRSSLYKLYNEYVEAFKAKSDIDTQNQLSAPTTSSSSSASVGRSRGRAEFDNFTRNVGSFQLIKSKLDVYLEEGVHIHNESIDPPFDVLEWWNANYLKFRVLSKMACDVLSIPITTVPSESAFSTAKRVIESHRASLAPATVEALMCGGDWLKAYYGIQRKEKVIMLLSRCLDL encoded by the exons ATGAATGGAAATTGCAAAAACTGTATGTTATGCTTTCGTTCTATTGTCCCTCCACACACTGGTGTTGCTGTTTGTGATGAATTAGCAAGATGCATAGCTGATTGGGATCTTGGGAAAAAGTTGATGAGTGTCTCAGTTGATAATGCAAGTTATAATGATGTTGCTGTGAATTTGTTGAAAGCTAATCTAAATTTGAACAATCAGAATGCACTTGTGCTTAATGGGAAATTATTTCATGTGAGGTGTTGTGCACATATTTTAAATCTCTTGGTTCAAGATGGGCTTGGTGAAATTAGTGATATAGTTTGCAATGTGCGTGCAAGTGTGAAGCATATCAGTAAAAGTGTATCTCGTCTTACTATGTTTAGTGACATTACTAGGCAATTAAATCTATCAAATAAAAAGCTTGTTCTTGATGTTTGCACAAGATGGAATGCTACATATTACATGCTTCAAGCCACTCTAGATTTAAAGGATGTCTTTCCTAGATATCAACTAAGAGATTCAAACTACCATTACTTGCCATCAGAAGAAGATTGGAGTAAAGTCCAAACTGTTTGCACATTTCTTGAAGAATTTCATTATGTTACAAATGTTATTTCAGGTTGTGAGTATCCTACTTCAAATTTGTTTCTCCTTGAACTCACAACTGTGAAGAAAGCTTTGTATAGACATGTGGAAG TGGATGATGTTCCAAACAAAATGAGTTTTGTTCGATCATCACTTTACAAGCTTTATAATGAGTATGTGGAAGCTTTCAAGGCCAAGAGTGACATAGATACTCAAAATCAACTTTCTGCTCCTacaacttcttcttcatccagTGCTAGTGTTGGTAGATCAAGAGGAAGGGCTGAATTTGATAATTTCACTAGAAATGTGGGTTCTTTTCAATTGATAAAGTCAAAATTAGATGTGTACTTGGAAGAAGGTGTCCACATACACAATGAGAGCATTGATCCTCCATTTGATGTCTTGGAGTGGTGGAACGCTAATTATTTGAAGTTTCGGGTTTTGTCAAAGATGGCTTGTGATGTTCTATCCATACCAATAACCACAGTACCTTCTGAGTCGGCTTTTAGTACGGCCAAAAGAGTTATTGAGTCGCATCGTGCTTCATTAGCACCGGCTACAGTTGAAGCATTGATGTGTGGTGGAGATTGGTTGAAAGCTTATTATGGgattcaaagaaaagaaaag gtaaTTATGCTTTTGTCAAGATGCTTAGACTTGTGA
- the LOC120267467 gene encoding LOW QUALITY PROTEIN: WD repeat-containing protein 75-like (The sequence of the model RefSeq protein was modified relative to this genomic sequence to represent the inferred CDS: deleted 1 base in 1 codon) produces the protein MITGGQSFVSSPPAFSNDGKKLLVCTRATVSVFSTSTGLQVTELEGHTDRVTSVVVVPVTGPASKFMSFCWTSSLDGNVCYWDFAASELVKKVNVQLPIWSMVIPNMPNAIVQSNEKSSSLYAFLSVEDTSKSADQQKALVGQIQIFNLRNARRVGGLLAETRKPECITMSNSGEFLGIRNKRKLHIWRVPLKDYKYDEIRKIKLHHTKNLSALAFHPTERIVAGGDVTGRILIWRGFGRKMFSESLLPHGREKIRNDEERPGVRGNDDSDSCSTWHWHPSEVKFLFFSSDGAYLYSGGREGVLVVWQLDTGKKKFKPRLGSPLLYFSASSDPSLSCISCADNQIHLVKMPSVDLVKSISGIKPPFSVPDVCEGVNGGVVFDHSSGSVGLRTENYCIQFFSLLDNLEASQVQVCERNHQPVDDVTVVVQLIALSRDGSIMATVEVKLPEEGIGGLVNLKFWTQGSKTGEYSLSTVIYEPHSEAGISALAFRPDNCMAVTSSFGGDFKIWVNSSGVQRKDQILQKSGWRCRSVGAYKKRPMTAAAFSSDGSVLAVAAETVVTLWDPDTNALVAVIGDSFTPIVALSFVGDLEYLISVSRGSRPQLAVWNLPKLSMHWSYMLSVEAVAASGGDGSKFAVLACPTREANAREQDGIILLFEVDDLVPMSTWSVKKARGGNLTFLSSNLFPQDPNVTERRNSPLLVYVNGDHEFEVFDPHGNQSQIGRLHRKNPTAAEEPMRFGYESIYGELPEFDLKKDQIPEIPFAPSDRPWETIFSGPSHVLPPLTKLCSTFLESILERNTTLKE, from the exons ATGATCACCGGCGGCCAGAGCTTCGTATCCTCGCCGCCGGCCTTCTCAAACGATGGCAAAAAGCTCCTCGTTTGCACTCGCGCCACCGTCTCCGTGTTTAGTACCTCCACAGGCCTCCAG GTTACGGAATTGGAGGGTCATACGGACCGGGTGACTTCTGTTGTCGTTGTTCCTGTTACCGGGCCTGCGAGTAAGTTCATGTCTTTCTGCTGGACTTCGTCGCTGGATGGAAATGTTTGTTATTGGGATTTTGCTGCTTCGGAATTAGTGAAGAAGGTCAATGTTCAGCTTCCCATCTGGTCCATG GTGATTCCAAATATGCCAAATGCCATAGTTCAGAGCAATGAGAAATCCTCCAGCCTTTATGCATTCCTTTCAGTTGAGGATACTAGTAAATCAGCTGACCAGCAAAAAGCATTGGTGGGGCAGATTCAAATTTTCAACTTACGCAATGCACGCCGTGTAGGAGGATTGCTTGCTGAG ACTCGAAAACCTGAGTGCATCACTATGAGTAACTCTGGGGAATTTTTAGGTATTCGGAATAAGCGTAAACTTCATATATGGCGGGTACCTTTAAAAGATTATAAGTATGACGagattagaaaaattaaattgcatCACACGAAGAACTTGAGTGCGCTTGCATTTCATCCTACTGAAAGAATTGTAGCTGGGGGTGATGTTACGGGAAGAATATtaatttggagaggctttggaaGGAAGATGTTCTCAGAAAGCCTGCTTCCCCACGGTAGAGAAAAGATCAGGAATGATGAAGAAAGGCCTGGTGTGAGAGGCAATGATGATTCAGACTCTTGTTCGACATGGCATTGGCACCCAAGTGAagtaaaatttcttttcttctcctctGACGGAGCATATTTGTATTCAG gTGGAAGAGAAGGTGTGCTTGTGGTGTGGCAGCTTGACACTGGAAAGAAAAAGTTCAAGCCACGACTAGGATCCCCGTTACTATATTTTTCTGCTTCTTCTGATCCATCTCTTTCTTGT ATATCTTGTGCAGATAATCAAATTCATCTGGTAAAAATGCCTTCAGTGGAT CTAGTAAAGTCTATTTCTGGAATTAAG CCCCCTTTTTCAGTTCCAGATGTTTGTGAAGGTGTAAATGGTGGGGTTGTGTTTGATCACTCTTCTGGGTCAGTTGGTCTCAGGACTGAAAACTATTGCATTCAGTTCTTTAGCTTGCTTGACAACCTAGAGGCTTCACAG GTTCAAGTGTGTGAAAGAAATCATCAACCTGTTGATGATGTCACG GTGGTTGTTCAATTGATAGCTCTTTCCAGAGATGGTTCTATCATGGCTACTGTTGAAGTAAAACTTCCTGAAGAGGGAATTGGCGGACTTGTAAATCTAAAATTTTGGACACAGGGATCCAAGACTGGTGAATACAGTCTATCCACAGTTATTTATGAGCCTCACAG CGAAGCTGGAATTTCTGCTCTTGCATTCCGTCCTGACAATTGTATGGCTGTCACCTCTTCTTTTGGTGGTGATTTTAAG ATCTGGGTTAATAGTTCTGGTGTTCAACGTAAAGATCAAATTCTTCAGAAATCAGGCTGGCGCTGTAGATCTGTTGGTGCATACAA GAAAAGGCCAATGACTGCTGCCGCATTTTCTTCTGATGGATCTGTCTTAGCTGTTGCAGCAGAAACTGTTGTTACTTTGTGGGACCCTGATACAAATGCTCTTGTTGCTGTAATAGGAGATTCGTTTACT CCAATTGTAGCGCTTTCTTTTGTTGGGGActtggaatatttgatttcAGTTTCCCGGGGCTCAAGGCCACAGTTAGCTGTATGGAATTTACCTAAGCTATCAATGCATTGGTCTTACATGCTTTCTGTAGAAG CTGTAGCAGCCTCTGGTGGAGATGGATCTAAATTTGCTGTCCTAGCATGTCCGACACGGGAGGCCAATGCAAGAGAACAAGATGGAATAATCTTATTATTTGAAGTTGATGATCTAGTTCCGATGTCCACTTGGTCGGTCAAGAAG GCAAGGGGAGGCAATCTTACTTTTCTATCGTCCAATCTGTTTCCTCAAGACCCAAATGTTACAGAGCGAAGAAATTCTCCATTGCTCGTCTATGTAAATGGTGATCATGAATTTGAAGTATTTGATCCTCATGGTAATCAAAGTCAGATAGGAAGACTGCATCGGAAAAACCCCACTGCCGCAGAAGAACCAA TGAGGTTTGGATATGAATCGATTTACGGTGAATTACCCGAATTTGATCTGAAGAAAGATCAGATACCGGAAATTCCTTTTGCTCCATCTGATAGACCATGGGAAACAATATTCAGTGGACCATCACATGTTCTTCCACCCCTCACCAAACTTTGTTCGACTTTTCTGGAATCCATACTCGAAAGAAACACAACACTAAAAGAGTGA